From Staphylothermus hellenicus DSM 12710, a single genomic window includes:
- a CDS encoding AsnC family transcriptional regulator, translating to MKEIIAFLRVEAGKENEILEKLSSLNEVKEACIVFGEYDIIAHFKIDIEEDLLPQATIIKAHRIISEKLHGIEGITDIVFLPVGESFIKRRGPVQVEIPVPINNPTD from the coding sequence ATGAAAGAAATAATAGCATTTCTACGGGTAGAAGCCGGCAAAGAAAATGAAATATTAGAAAAACTATCAAGTCTTAACGAGGTAAAAGAAGCATGTATAGTTTTCGGAGAATACGATATTATAGCACATTTCAAGATAGATATTGAGGAAGATTTACTTCCACAAGCAACGATTATTAAAGCACACAGAATAATATCGGAGAAGCTACACGGTATAGAAGGGATCACTGATATAGTTTTTCTACCAGTAGGCGAATCATTTATAAAAAGGAGAGGACCCGTCCAAGTAGAAATACCTGTTCCAATAAATAATCCAACAGACTAG
- a CDS encoding thiamine pyrophosphate-dependent enzyme, translating to MPAQTLPQIPIKKGEPAYKLWIFEPGWKGELPLILNPRQLAEQKRSALLPGHRLCAGCAAPIIVKLASFAFRGPTIVVNATGCLEVATTIFPYTSWAVPWIHNAFENAAATASGVESAIKALKKTGRLPWDHVDVVVFAGDGGTFDIGLQSLSGAAERGHDFLYILYDNEAYMNTGIQRSSGTPKYAWTTTSPVGTVLPGKTQNKKPIADIMVAHRIPYVATATPAHWLDLIKKVRKGIEVNGPAFIHSLSSCDRGWRHDTSLTIEVSRRAVDTCYFPLWEWTPKTGYLLTDRSLAIARNPKLKQPIEKFLEIQGRFRHLLKPENRHLLRELQEYVDSVWEDLLNRAANAPR from the coding sequence ATGCCTGCACAAACCCTACCCCAAATCCCCATAAAGAAAGGTGAACCAGCATATAAGCTATGGATATTTGAGCCTGGATGGAAAGGTGAATTACCATTAATACTAAATCCTAGACAATTGGCTGAGCAAAAAAGATCAGCATTATTACCGGGACATAGATTATGTGCTGGATGCGCCGCCCCAATAATAGTTAAACTAGCAAGCTTCGCGTTCCGCGGACCAACAATAGTTGTAAACGCTACTGGATGCTTAGAAGTAGCAACAACAATATTCCCATATACAAGCTGGGCTGTTCCATGGATACATAACGCTTTCGAAAACGCAGCGGCTACAGCTAGCGGTGTTGAATCAGCTATTAAAGCATTAAAGAAAACAGGTAGACTACCATGGGATCACGTTGACGTAGTAGTATTCGCCGGTGATGGAGGAACATTTGATATAGGATTACAGAGTCTAAGCGGTGCAGCTGAACGTGGACATGACTTCCTATACATCCTATACGATAATGAAGCATACATGAACACCGGTATACAGAGAAGTAGTGGAACACCAAAATATGCATGGACAACTACAAGTCCTGTAGGAACAGTCTTACCAGGTAAGACACAGAATAAGAAGCCAATAGCAGACATAATGGTAGCTCATAGAATACCATATGTAGCAACAGCTACTCCAGCACACTGGCTAGACTTAATCAAAAAAGTAAGGAAAGGCATAGAAGTAAATGGTCCAGCCTTCATACATTCATTAAGCAGCTGTGATCGTGGATGGAGACACGATACATCATTAACAATAGAAGTATCACGTAGAGCAGTAGACACATGCTACTTCCCACTCTGGGAATGGACACCTAAAACAGGATACCTATTAACAGACCGCAGCTTAGCCATAGCTAGAAACCCCAAGCTCAAACAACCAATAGAGAAATTCCTAGAAATACAAGGTAGATTCAGACACTTGTTAAAACCAGAGAACAGACACCTGCTCAGAGAACTCCAAGAATACGTGGACAGTGTATGGGAAGACCTATTAAACCGTGCAGCAAATGCTCCACGCTAA
- a CDS encoding transketolase C-terminal domain-containing protein: MTEAVKTPIIPLEEQELLTVNGDEAVAYAAKQSLVDVVAAYPITPQTIIVEKFSEFVANGEVHTEFVPVESEHSAMSAVVGAAAAGARAFTATAANGLALMWEILYIAASLRLPIVLAVANRALSAPINIHCDHSDAYGMRDSGWIQLFVENVQEAYDTVIQAFKIAEDERVLLPVAVNLDGFFLSHTLENIRILPDEKVHEFLGGYRKVPKVKVDYFDEEVPLMLNPARPLTFGPLDLYDYYFEHKMHQVEAMKRVPEVVQEVNEKWYELTGRKYGDGILVPYEVEDADVIVTVLGSTAGTVRHIVKKLRREGKKVGMIRIKMFRPFPHREIAELLKNAKVVGVMDRGISFGSYGQSFLEINTSLYDYRKKPLLVNYIYGLGGRDAPPELIEKMFEELLRDAEKGVVENKLRFLGVRE, encoded by the coding sequence ATGACTGAAGCAGTTAAAACCCCTATAATACCCCTTGAAGAACAAGAACTATTAACTGTTAATGGAGATGAAGCAGTAGCATATGCTGCTAAGCAGAGCTTAGTAGATGTTGTCGCAGCCTACCCGATTACGCCGCAAACAATTATTGTTGAGAAGTTCTCGGAGTTTGTAGCAAATGGCGAGGTACACACAGAGTTTGTACCGGTAGAATCAGAGCATTCAGCTATGAGTGCAGTTGTTGGAGCCGCAGCTGCAGGTGCTAGGGCTTTTACAGCGACTGCAGCTAATGGTTTGGCTTTGATGTGGGAGATCCTATATATTGCTGCAAGTCTTAGATTACCTATAGTATTAGCTGTTGCTAACCGTGCATTATCAGCTCCAATCAATATCCACTGTGATCACAGCGATGCTTATGGAATGAGGGATTCTGGATGGATCCAGTTATTCGTTGAAAATGTTCAGGAAGCATATGATACAGTTATTCAGGCATTCAAGATCGCTGAGGATGAAAGAGTATTATTACCTGTAGCGGTAAACCTGGATGGATTCTTCCTAAGCCACACACTAGAAAACATCAGGATATTGCCTGATGAGAAAGTACATGAATTCCTAGGAGGATACCGTAAAGTTCCAAAGGTGAAAGTTGATTACTTCGATGAAGAAGTGCCGTTAATGCTTAATCCTGCAAGGCCATTAACATTCGGACCACTAGACCTATACGATTACTATTTTGAGCATAAAATGCACCAAGTAGAAGCAATGAAGAGAGTTCCAGAAGTAGTACAAGAAGTCAATGAGAAATGGTATGAGCTAACCGGTAGAAAATATGGTGATGGAATACTTGTTCCATACGAGGTGGAAGATGCAGACGTAATAGTTACTGTGCTTGGAAGCACTGCTGGAACAGTTAGGCATATAGTTAAGAAGTTGAGGAGGGAAGGAAAGAAGGTGGGAATGATTAGGATAAAAATGTTTAGGCCATTCCCACACAGAGAAATAGCTGAGCTGCTGAAAAACGCTAAGGTTGTAGGAGTAATGGATAGAGGCATAAGCTTTGGAAGCTATGGTCAAAGCTTCCTCGAGATCAACACATCACTATATGATTACAGGAAGAAACCACTACTAGTAAACTACATATACGGGCTTGGCGGAAGAGATGCACCACCAGAACTCATCGAGAAAATGTTTGAGGAACTATTAAGAGATGCAGAGAAAGGAGTTGTTGAGAACAAGCTTAGATTCCTAGGTGTAAGGGAGTAA
- a CDS encoding 4Fe-4S binding protein, whose amino-acid sequence MTSTHKEPRGWKDLPLGAVSYRLSTDYKTGDWRALRPVVDLNKCVKCMLCWIFCPDMAIVWDGEKIVINYDYCKGCGICAHECPVNAITMVPEPTE is encoded by the coding sequence TTGACTTCTACACATAAAGAACCCCGTGGCTGGAAAGACCTGCCCTTAGGAGCTGTTTCCTACAGGCTTTCAACAGATTATAAAACAGGAGATTGGAGAGCGTTAAGACCGGTTGTTGACTTAAATAAATGTGTTAAATGCATGCTGTGCTGGATATTCTGCCCCGACATGGCGATTGTATGGGATGGAGAAAAAATCGTGATCAACTATGATTACTGTAAAGGATGCGGTATATGTGCACATGAATGCCCAGTTAACGCGATCACCATGGTCCCTGAACCGACTGAGTGA
- a CDS encoding pyruvate ferredoxin oxidoreductase subunit gamma, translating to MLEIRWHGRGGQGAWTAANLLAMAAAYDGKHVQSFPAFGPERSGAPILAFTRISDEPIDLHSMVYEPDIVIVLDPTLLKNVNVVSGLKKNGLIIVNYEGDTDKLYNMLGIKKDEYKVVVTPATKLALDILKRPITNTPMIGALIKAAPIVSFESIEKAVKKRFPGSIAEKNIALIKEAYKLAKEV from the coding sequence ATGCTTGAGATTCGCTGGCATGGTCGTGGTGGTCAGGGTGCATGGACTGCTGCCAACTTATTAGCAATGGCGGCTGCATATGATGGCAAGCATGTTCAGAGTTTTCCAGCATTCGGACCGGAAAGATCAGGTGCTCCTATCCTAGCATTTACACGTATTAGTGATGAACCAATTGATTTACACAGCATGGTGTATGAACCCGACATAGTGATCGTACTAGATCCGACATTATTGAAGAATGTAAATGTAGTGAGTGGTTTAAAAAAGAACGGATTAATTATCGTTAACTATGAAGGCGACACAGATAAACTCTATAATATGCTTGGTATTAAGAAAGACGAATACAAAGTAGTGGTAACACCTGCTACAAAGCTAGCACTAGATATTCTCAAGAGACCCATAACAAATACTCCCATGATCGGAGCATTAATAAAGGCTGCGCCAATAGTTAGTTTTGAAAGCATAGAAAAAGCTGTGAAAAAGAGATTCCCTGGCTCCATAGCTGAGAAGAATATTGCATTAATAAAAGAAGCTTATAAGCTGGCTAAGGAGGTGTAA
- a CDS encoding transcriptional regulator, which translates to MVSDKVIGSGLLIISIIVIIAYIWLVFFPPIADLDWLVIKLTNVVIILVVFGILGWIGYTLATTPPPKPIEEIEKEVEEELKKLEKEKEEEKIEEEQTSTKETTETGKEEG; encoded by the coding sequence ATGGTAAGTGATAAAGTAATCGGTTCCGGGTTGTTAATAATATCCATCATAGTGATCATAGCATATATATGGCTAGTATTCTTTCCGCCCATCGCTGATTTAGATTGGCTAGTTATCAAATTAACTAATGTTGTAATTATCCTTGTAGTATTCGGTATACTAGGCTGGATCGGATATACTCTAGCAACCACTCCACCACCTAAGCCAATCGAAGAAATAGAAAAAGAGGTAGAAGAAGAACTTAAGAAGCTGGAGAAAGAAAAGGAAGAAGAGAAAATAGAGGAGGAGCAAACCTCAACTAAAGAAACAACTGAGACAGGTAAGGAAGAAGGCTGA
- a CDS encoding 2-oxoacid:acceptor oxidoreductase subunit alpha, translating into MAAKNSIQVLIAGPAGSGNITSGLVIARALHKLGYHVIGVSEYPSLIRGGHTVYWVRAGVEKIYELYRTSDYIVTFDETTYTRQEKDFRGDSIVVFDPDLVKRDPPRGIKYEAPMRKIIREYKLKPITTNMLATGVIAGLMGIPLEEVAWSIKYQFRGKEKVIEENVKAAMIGYEYVAKHPLTAQTYRLEPSKPWGPRILLTGNEAIGLGFVKGDLRLYVAYPMTPASPLLHFMVRVMKDKNIPVIQAENEIAAAQMALAATWAGVRAATGTSGGGFALMNETLSEAGMLELPLTIVLAMRPGPSTGMATHSAQEDMLYSLFAGHGEFPRIVVAPADQEDAYYRAVEVLNLGWKYRVPAIILVDKHLAESIRSVPAFREDLSLDYGALIPREEAEKRIGEGWEFKPYMDTETGVPPWVPPGTKGALVKADSSEHDERGIVTEDPVNADKQYRRRMRKEGYLRRELEEKYEVLRVYGEEPDKTDLVILTWGSAAWASLEAKKLLSKDGVDLSIVQVIYLWPFPRRTFIETMKKYKDKPIVTVEYNYRGQLGILAYMETGVKTSGHIGKVDGRPFRAEDLASKIKEFLKS; encoded by the coding sequence ATGGCTGCAAAGAATTCCATCCAGGTCTTAATAGCTGGTCCAGCTGGAAGCGGAAACATTACAAGCGGTTTAGTTATTGCTAGAGCCCTTCATAAGCTAGGATATCACGTAATAGGTGTATCCGAGTATCCCAGTCTTATAAGAGGGGGACACACAGTATACTGGGTGAGAGCAGGAGTAGAAAAAATCTATGAACTATATAGGACAAGCGATTATATTGTTACATTTGATGAAACAACATATACTAGGCAAGAAAAGGATTTCCGCGGAGACAGTATTGTAGTGTTTGATCCCGATCTCGTAAAACGTGATCCTCCACGAGGAATTAAATACGAAGCACCTATGAGAAAAATTATTCGTGAATACAAGTTAAAACCTATAACAACGAACATGTTAGCCACAGGTGTGATCGCTGGATTAATGGGGATTCCTCTCGAGGAAGTGGCTTGGTCAATAAAGTATCAGTTTAGAGGAAAAGAGAAAGTAATTGAAGAAAACGTTAAAGCAGCTATGATTGGCTACGAATACGTAGCTAAACACCCATTAACAGCTCAGACTTATCGTTTAGAACCATCGAAACCATGGGGTCCAAGAATACTGTTGACGGGTAATGAAGCAATAGGCTTAGGATTCGTTAAAGGGGATCTAAGACTATATGTAGCATATCCTATGACCCCTGCTTCTCCACTCTTACACTTCATGGTTAGAGTGATGAAAGATAAGAACATACCAGTAATACAGGCGGAGAACGAAATAGCTGCTGCACAAATGGCTCTCGCAGCTACGTGGGCAGGGGTTAGAGCCGCTACAGGTACGAGTGGTGGTGGATTCGCATTGATGAATGAAACACTTAGTGAAGCTGGTATGTTAGAGCTACCGCTAACCATAGTTTTAGCTATGAGGCCTGGTCCAAGCACTGGAATGGCTACTCATTCAGCACAAGAAGATATGCTCTATAGCTTATTTGCTGGACATGGGGAATTCCCGAGAATAGTTGTTGCACCAGCTGATCAGGAGGATGCATATTATAGAGCGGTTGAAGTATTAAATCTTGGCTGGAAATACCGGGTTCCAGCAATAATATTAGTTGATAAACACCTAGCTGAAAGCATTAGATCAGTTCCCGCATTCAGAGAAGATCTAAGCCTTGATTATGGAGCATTAATACCGAGAGAAGAAGCTGAGAAGAGAATAGGGGAGGGATGGGAGTTTAAACCATACATGGATACCGAAACAGGTGTTCCACCATGGGTACCGCCGGGTACGAAGGGAGCATTGGTTAAGGCAGATAGTAGTGAGCATGATGAAAGAGGTATTGTAACAGAAGATCCTGTTAATGCTGATAAACAATATAGGAGAAGGATGAGGAAGGAAGGATATCTTAGAAGAGAACTTGAAGAAAAATATGAGGTACTAAGAGTATATGGTGAAGAACCAGATAAAACTGACCTAGTTATTTTAACGTGGGGTTCGGCGGCTTGGGCAAGCTTGGAGGCGAAGAAACTATTGTCTAAAGACGGCGTTGATTTAAGTATAGTACAAGTGATTTATCTATGGCCTTTCCCAAGAAGAACATTTATAGAGACAATGAAGAAATACAAGGATAAACCTATTGTTACCGTGGAATACAATTATCGTGGACAACTAGGGATTTTAGCATATATGGAGACAGGTGTGAAGACAAGTGGGCATATAGGAAAAGTTGATGGAAGACCGTTTAGAGCAGAAGACCTTGCATCTAAGATCAAAGAATTTTTAAAATCTTAA
- a CDS encoding thiamine pyrophosphate-dependent enzyme: MSIYRQPVSETGAVITWCPGCGNFGILQAFKKAVNELGIEPYRLAIVTGIGCHGKLSSYINVNSIHTIHGRVLPMITAIKAVNKDLVVVGFAGDGDQYGIGAGHLPHVVRRNPDVTLIVHNNTVYGLTTGQASPTTERGQVTRTTPWGQWEEPINPIAMMVALRASFVARGFAGDVEHLKYIIKEAIKHKGFSFIDVLQPCVTFDKLHTYTWYRQRIYKLEETGHDPTNWEEAMKKAYEWGDRIPIGIIYKEEKPTMEELLEPIKNNPPLAYIPIQQKPIKDLMEKHVSLTK; the protein is encoded by the coding sequence ATGTCCATATATAGACAACCCGTATCCGAAACAGGAGCAGTTATAACATGGTGTCCTGGATGCGGTAACTTCGGAATTCTCCAAGCATTTAAGAAAGCTGTGAACGAATTAGGTATTGAGCCTTATAGACTCGCAATAGTGACAGGCATAGGTTGTCACGGTAAATTATCGAGTTATATTAATGTTAATTCTATACATACAATACATGGAAGAGTATTGCCAATGATCACAGCAATTAAGGCTGTTAATAAGGATCTCGTTGTAGTCGGTTTTGCCGGTGACGGAGATCAATACGGTATTGGTGCAGGACATCTTCCCCATGTTGTTAGGAGAAATCCTGATGTAACATTAATAGTGCATAACAATACAGTGTATGGGCTCACCACGGGACAGGCTTCACCTACAACTGAGAGAGGACAAGTTACTAGGACAACTCCTTGGGGTCAGTGGGAAGAACCAATTAATCCTATAGCTATGATGGTGGCTTTAAGAGCTAGCTTTGTCGCTCGAGGATTTGCTGGAGACGTAGAGCATTTAAAATACATTATTAAGGAAGCCATTAAACATAAAGGATTCAGCTTCATAGATGTATTACAACCATGTGTAACATTCGATAAACTACACACATACACATGGTATAGGCAACGCATATATAAGTTAGAGGAGACAGGACACGATCCTACTAACTGGGAGGAAGCAATGAAGAAAGCATATGAGTGGGGAGACCGTATACCTATAGGGATAATTTATAAAGAGGAAAAGCCTACAATGGAGGAACTACTAGAACCAATTAAGAATAATCCGCCGCTCGCATATATACCGATACAGCAAAAACCTATAAAGGACTTAATGGAAAAACATGTTTCATTAACCAAGTAG
- a CDS encoding PadR family transcriptional regulator, with translation MTRLKILLDKNIMGINMQTRKKKFRSVFKIKVLGIIIKNREIHGYGIYKELLDLIHGLELIEKPSIGTIYRILNELLEEGFIEKRIQYKGRRKIILYHPTSKGINEFLRISRAFLTKTLIGLKLVISAINSIGEKHPDIDEIRERLRNIHNITST, from the coding sequence ATGACTAGATTAAAAATCTTACTGGATAAAAACATAATGGGAATAAATATGCAGACTAGAAAGAAGAAGTTTAGAAGCGTATTTAAAATCAAAGTTTTGGGGATTATAATTAAGAATAGAGAAATACATGGATATGGAATATATAAGGAATTATTGGATCTGATACATGGATTAGAACTAATAGAGAAACCTTCAATTGGTACAATTTATAGGATACTGAACGAGCTTCTTGAAGAAGGATTTATTGAGAAGAGGATACAATATAAAGGTAGGAGAAAAATCATACTATATCATCCTACATCGAAAGGAATAAATGAATTCCTTAGAATAAGCAGGGCGTTTTTAACGAAAACACTTATTGGATTAAAGCTTGTCATATCAGCTATTAATAGTATTGGGGAAAAACACCCTGATATCGATGAGATTAGGGAGAGACTTAGGAATATCCACAATATAACCAGTACTTAG
- a CDS encoding MATE family efflux transporter, whose translation MRRGASEDLHVLRKRILKGDIVKTVLWLAWPIILANLVNMSYNLIDAYWLGKLGKEAFGAPTVSWPLIMLFYSIGFGFSRAGIALIAQYVGAGNLKMANKSAGNLLSFMALISLSISGIGYFLSPPILSLMGVPLDIYPYAVEYIRIIFIGVPIAFIGFAFNTIANSLGDTRTPTYINIVSSSTNMVLDPLFIFGYFGFPAMGVKGAAVATVLSRSIVSIIGSYLLFTGYRGIKITINDLGIEKWWIKKVVSIGTPLTIQQSSNSLGFTIMMSIVSRFGSVAVSAYGVAIRIIDVLSAFTWGINRALSIMVGQNLGAEYYDRTKTIVKKTMWLTTIILVIGSVFIFLTRDLTVAFFVPEKDVIMEGSRVLAIFTWSIPFFGLFFLGGAVAGGSGHTKIFAIISIIRLWVLRIGFSYLLALVMGMGTIGIWVAMAISNIGAGLLALLWVFKGSWARRVID comes from the coding sequence TTGCGTAGAGGCGCGAGCGAAGATTTACATGTGCTTAGGAAAAGAATACTAAAGGGAGACATAGTTAAGACTGTTCTATGGCTAGCTTGGCCTATAATATTAGCGAATCTAGTTAATATGTCATATAATCTTATAGATGCTTACTGGCTAGGAAAACTCGGTAAAGAAGCTTTTGGAGCGCCCACTGTTAGTTGGCCTTTAATAATGCTTTTCTACTCTATTGGATTTGGATTCTCACGTGCAGGAATAGCGTTGATTGCACAATATGTTGGAGCTGGAAATTTAAAAATGGCTAATAAATCAGCTGGTAATCTTTTATCATTTATGGCGCTTATCTCTTTATCAATTAGTGGAATAGGATATTTTCTATCCCCACCTATACTTAGCTTAATGGGTGTTCCACTAGATATTTATCCTTACGCAGTCGAGTATATACGTATAATCTTTATTGGAGTACCCATAGCATTTATTGGTTTCGCATTCAATACTATAGCGAATAGCTTGGGAGATACCAGGACACCAACCTATATTAATATAGTATCATCTTCTACAAACATGGTTTTGGATCCACTATTTATTTTTGGATATTTCGGTTTTCCCGCAATGGGGGTTAAGGGAGCGGCTGTTGCAACTGTTCTGTCTAGATCGATAGTATCGATTATAGGATCATACTTGTTATTCACAGGTTATCGCGGAATAAAAATAACTATAAACGATTTGGGAATCGAGAAATGGTGGATTAAAAAAGTTGTATCAATAGGAACACCGCTGACAATACAGCAATCATCTAATTCTCTAGGATTCACGATCATGATGAGTATAGTGAGCAGATTTGGATCAGTTGCTGTTTCTGCTTATGGTGTGGCTATTAGAATAATTGATGTATTATCAGCGTTTACATGGGGGATCAATAGAGCCTTATCAATAATGGTTGGGCAAAACCTGGGAGCAGAATACTATGATAGAACAAAGACTATTGTTAAGAAAACCATGTGGTTAACAACAATAATACTAGTAATAGGATCAGTATTTATATTCTTAACAAGAGATCTGACTGTTGCATTTTTCGTTCCCGAAAAAGATGTTATCATGGAGGGAAGTAGGGTTTTAGCCATATTTACATGGTCTATACCTTTCTTCGGACTATTCTTTCTAGGAGGAGCGGTTGCGGGAGGTTCTGGGCATACAAAGATCTTCGCTATAATATCTATTATTAGGCTATGGGTACTGAGAATTGGATTTAGCTATTTATTAGCTCTAGTCATGGGGATGGGGACTATTGGTATATGGGTAGCAATGGCTATAAGCAATATTGGTGCGGGATTACTGGCTCTACTATGGGTATTTAAAGGTAGTTGGGCTAGGAGAGTTATTGATTAG
- a CDS encoding ABC transporter permease translates to MFISDIIRLAIKTLSEKKVRAVLTIIGIAIGPLALITINSVTSGYSRYIVQQIQGFGQNLVVVMSTDEYTVTEDDLEFLKTINGVVDASPFYSTQGTMRIGGKEEEVFIYAVNYDFLFKAIPSLKISMGEIPSPTEISKCIVGHDIAYNDEGREVYGLGDVISVKVVKVKSGGELEIKHVSLAISAILEKYGGAALLNPDKTIFISMNGAEKLLGVKKWSGILLYVKDPSMINNVTNTIRNIYGRSVDVISFLAFAQIASSISSAVGFMTFSASLAAFAVAIAGVAATMITSVIERTREIGVMKALGFTDGQVLVLIIAEGIVMSLIGAVIGISIGVVGAYAMASRGLVISSGTSEIIISARPDINVFNVSLTILLTIMVGIVGSIFPAYRAAKIPPAVALRYE, encoded by the coding sequence ATGTTTATCAGCGACATCATTAGATTAGCGATAAAGACCCTATCAGAGAAGAAGGTAAGAGCAGTCCTTACGATTATTGGAATAGCAATTGGGCCATTAGCACTGATCACAATTAATAGTGTTACTAGTGGTTATTCACGCTATATTGTCCAACAAATACAGGGGTTCGGCCAGAACCTTGTAGTAGTAATGTCTACTGATGAATACACTGTTACAGAGGATGATCTAGAATTTTTAAAAACAATTAATGGAGTAGTAGATGCATCACCATTCTATTCAACACAGGGAACGATGAGGATTGGAGGAAAAGAGGAAGAGGTATTTATTTATGCTGTTAATTATGATTTCCTTTTCAAGGCTATACCAAGTCTAAAAATAAGTATGGGAGAAATACCTTCACCTACGGAGATCAGTAAATGCATTGTTGGGCATGATATAGCATATAATGATGAAGGTAGAGAAGTATATGGATTAGGAGATGTGATCAGTGTTAAAGTAGTTAAAGTGAAGAGCGGGGGTGAGCTGGAAATAAAACATGTAAGCCTAGCGATATCAGCTATATTAGAGAAGTATGGTGGAGCTGCATTATTAAATCCTGATAAAACAATATTTATAAGCATGAATGGGGCCGAGAAGCTTTTAGGAGTTAAGAAATGGAGTGGGATCCTATTATATGTTAAGGATCCCTCCATGATTAATAATGTAACAAATACTATAAGGAACATATATGGTAGAAGCGTAGATGTTATATCTTTCCTAGCCTTCGCTCAAATAGCTTCATCAATATCAAGCGCTGTCGGCTTCATGACTTTTTCTGCTAGCTTAGCAGCTTTTGCAGTAGCTATCGCGGGTGTTGCAGCTACTATGATAACATCTGTTATTGAAAGAACTAGAGAGATAGGTGTTATGAAAGCTCTCGGATTCACAGATGGTCAAGTACTGGTTTTAATTATTGCTGAAGGAATAGTTATGAGCCTCATTGGCGCAGTTATAGGTATATCAATAGGTGTTGTGGGAGCATATGCTATGGCTTCAAGGGGATTAGTGATTTCTAGTGGGACAAGTGAAATTATAATTAGTGCGCGACCTGACATTAATGTATTCAATGTATCTTTAACCATATTATTAACTATAATGGTTGGAATAGTGGGTAGCATCTTTCCAGCTTATAGAGCCGCAAAAATCCCCCCTGCTGTAGCTTTAAGGTATGAATAA
- a CDS encoding ABC transporter ATP-binding protein, which translates to MKKVIELVGVKKLYRVGEVVTWGLRGVDLNVYEGEFISIMGPSGSGKTTLLNMIGLLDHPTEGKILIDSIDVSKLKSKQLARIRNMKIGFVFQSFNLINRLTVLENIELPLIVRKIPRKERIERVKKALLMAGGDLSWLPKHPNQLSGGQQQRVAIARALVGEPEIILADEPTGNLDRKSAKSVIKTFIDLNRKGQTIIMVTHDPEVANCTQKIYILRDGVIIREEKPVPDKCILQTVK; encoded by the coding sequence ATGAAGAAGGTTATAGAACTAGTAGGGGTCAAAAAACTTTATAGAGTAGGAGAAGTAGTCACGTGGGGTTTGAGAGGAGTAGACTTAAATGTATACGAAGGAGAGTTCATATCAATAATGGGGCCAAGCGGTTCAGGCAAAACAACACTGCTAAACATGATCGGATTACTAGATCATCCCACTGAAGGAAAAATACTAATAGACAGCATAGATGTTTCAAAACTAAAATCAAAACAACTAGCTCGCATACGCAATATGAAAATAGGTTTTGTATTTCAATCATTTAACCTCATAAATAGGTTAACAGTTCTTGAAAATATTGAGTTACCTCTAATCGTTAGGAAAATCCCTAGGAAAGAAAGAATAGAAAGGGTCAAAAAAGCATTATTAATGGCTGGTGGAGACTTATCATGGCTACCTAAACATCCAAACCAGCTTAGTGGTGGCCAGCAACAAAGAGTAGCCATTGCTAGAGCACTAGTAGGTGAACCAGAGATAATACTAGCGGATGAACCCACTGGAAACCTAGATAGAAAATCAGCTAAGTCTGTTATTAAAACATTTATAGATCTTAATCGCAAAGGACAAACAATTATAATGGTAACACATGATCCTGAAGTGGCTAATTGTACGCAGAAAATATACATATTGAGAGACGGAGTAATAATAAGAGAAGAAAAACCCGTACCTGATAAATGTATTCTTCAAACTGTGAAGTGA